From a single Lolium rigidum isolate FL_2022 chromosome 7, APGP_CSIRO_Lrig_0.1, whole genome shotgun sequence genomic region:
- the LOC124670842 gene encoding LOW QUALITY PROTEIN: BTB/POZ and MATH domain-containing protein 1-like (The sequence of the model RefSeq protein was modified relative to this genomic sequence to represent the inferred CDS: deleted 1 base in 1 codon; substituted 1 base at 1 genomic stop codon) encodes MGNIISTRYQRVRLRETFSRCAAESATAAHNFEVASYPLLDGMGVGRYVSSTTFGAGGYNWCILFYPDGSGADCAGYASAFLRCVWPAGGDAARTEFTLDIMENDPGKAQRLSGDLERALKDGRGADVTLGVGGRVFSAHRFILAARSPVFKADKVTQHLEVVDMEPDIFEMLLHFVYTDSLPPCNXIDQGDYGTAAMQYLLVAADRYRLDRLDQDDM; translated from the exons ATGGGTAACATCATCTCCACGCGGTACCAACGCGTGCGCCTGCGGGAGACGTTCTCCAGATGCGCCGCGGAGAGCGCcacggcggcgcacaacttcgagGTGGCCAGCTACCCGCTGCTCGACGGCATGGGCGTGGGCAGATACGTTAGCTCGACCACGTTCGGCGCCGGCGGCTACAATTGGTGCATCTTGTTCTACCCGGACGGATCTGGGGCCGACTGTGCCGGCTACGCATCAGCCTTCTTGCGTTGCGTTTGGCCGGCGGGAGGCGACGCCGCGAGGACCGAGTTCACGTTAGACATCATGGAGAACGACCCAGGCAAAGCACAGAGA CTGTCTGGCGACCTCGAGCGCGCCTTGAAGGACGGGAGGGGCGCAGACGTCACGCTGGGCGTTGGTGGCCGGGTGTTCAGCGCGCACAGGTTCATACTCGCGGCGCGGTCGCCAGTGTTCAAGGCGGA TAAGGTTACGCAGCACCTAGAGGTCGTCGACATGGAGCCGGACATCTTCGAGATGCTTCTTCACTTCGTCTACACGGATTCACTACCACCATGTAAT TAGATCGACCAAGGAGATTATGGTACCGCGGCGATGCAGTATCTGCTAGTGGCGGCAGATCGGTACAGGCTGGATAGACTCGATCAAGATGATATGTGA